A window of Thalassophryne amazonica chromosome 21, fThaAma1.1, whole genome shotgun sequence contains these coding sequences:
- the cx28.8 gene encoding connexin 28.8 isoform X2, which translates to MNWGFLENVLSGVNKYSTVIGRIWLSVVFLFRILVYVAAAEQVRLWALQLIMVSTPSLLVALHVAYREHREAKYKRRFYEDKGRIDGGLFCTYTISLVFKTGFEVASLLAFYFLYHGFEVPILLRCSQSPCPNTVDCFIARATEKKIFLYIMGCTSILCIMLNFVELLYIMWKQVWKCVTKWYVPVVEKTPSRSMASIINPHAAAEPAVNTGASPSQQNQSV; encoded by the exons ATGAACTGGGGTTTTTTGGAGAACGTCCTCAGTGGGGTCAATAAGTACTCCACTGTCATCGGGCGGATTTGGCTCTCAGTGGTCTTCCTCTTCCGTATCCTGGTATACGTGGCCGCAGCTGAGCAG GTCCGCCTGTGGGCGCTTCAGCTCATCATGGTGTCCACACCGTCCCTGCTGGTGGCGCTGCACGTGGCCTACAGGGAGCACAGGGAGGCCAAGTACAAGCGCCGATTCTATGAAGACAAAGGCAGAATAGATGGAGGACTCTTCTGCACCTACACCATCAGTCTGGTCTTCAAGACGGGCTTCGAGGTGGCGTCCCTGCTCGCATTCTACTTCCTGTACCATGGCTTTGAGGTGCCCATCCTGCTCCGCTGCAGCCAGAGTCCATGTCCCAACACTGTGGACTGTTTCATCGCCAGAGCGACAGAGAAGAAGATCTTCCTCTACATCATGGGCTGCACGTCCATCCTGTGCATCATGCTCAACTTTGTGGAGCTGCTGTACATCATGTGGAAGCAGGTGTGGAAGTGTGTCACCAAGTGGTACGTCCCCGTGGTAGAGAAGACTCCCAGCAGGTCCATGGCGTCCATCATCAACCCGCATGCAGCAGCTGAACCCGCAGTAAACACAGGGGCAAGTCCCAGTCAGCAAAACCAGTCAGTCTAG
- the cx28.8 gene encoding connexin 28.8 isoform X1, which produces MNWGFLENVLSGVNKYSTVIGRIWLSVVFLFRILVYVAAAEQVWKDEQKDFVCNTRQPGCENACFDHFFPISQVRLWALQLIMVSTPSLLVALHVAYREHREAKYKRRFYEDKGRIDGGLFCTYTISLVFKTGFEVASLLAFYFLYHGFEVPILLRCSQSPCPNTVDCFIARATEKKIFLYIMGCTSILCIMLNFVELLYIMWKQVWKCVTKWYVPVVEKTPSRSMASIINPHAAAEPAVNTGASPSQQNQSV; this is translated from the coding sequence ATGAACTGGGGTTTTTTGGAGAACGTCCTCAGTGGGGTCAATAAGTACTCCACTGTCATCGGGCGGATTTGGCTCTCAGTGGTCTTCCTCTTCCGTATCCTGGTATACGTGGCCGCAGCTGAGCAGGTGTGGAAGGATGAGCAGAAGGACTTTGTGTGCAACACGCGGCAGCCCGGCTGTGAGAACGCCTGCTTTGACCACTTCTTCCCCATTTCCCAGGTCCGCCTGTGGGCGCTTCAGCTCATCATGGTGTCCACACCGTCCCTGCTGGTGGCGCTGCACGTGGCCTACAGGGAGCACAGGGAGGCCAAGTACAAGCGCCGATTCTATGAAGACAAAGGCAGAATAGATGGAGGACTCTTCTGCACCTACACCATCAGTCTGGTCTTCAAGACGGGCTTCGAGGTGGCGTCCCTGCTCGCATTCTACTTCCTGTACCATGGCTTTGAGGTGCCCATCCTGCTCCGCTGCAGCCAGAGTCCATGTCCCAACACTGTGGACTGTTTCATCGCCAGAGCGACAGAGAAGAAGATCTTCCTCTACATCATGGGCTGCACGTCCATCCTGTGCATCATGCTCAACTTTGTGGAGCTGCTGTACATCATGTGGAAGCAGGTGTGGAAGTGTGTCACCAAGTGGTACGTCCCCGTGGTAGAGAAGACTCCCAGCAGGTCCATGGCGTCCATCATCAACCCGCATGCAGCAGCTGAACCCGCAGTAAACACAGGGGCAAGTCCCAGTCAGCAAAACCAGTCAGTCTAG